The Actinomycetota bacterium genome has a window encoding:
- a CDS encoding ABC transporter substrate-binding protein has translation MRRFAPIVWLAILAFVVASCGTRVDRAAYMAELKAGGGYVDTGGYAAGDDPGTGVVDPGAPIDSGSGGGLNPGTGPSTGPSGQPSTVYRGPKVSTKIQGNVVTVGMHVPETGAAPLPTNYKDTLDAIVKYFNTEGKVFGRTLRFVLEDDGYDPQVALAACRKLAGEEPLYVIGHTMPAGQEVCARLFEDRGIPYLMRGTYPEILKGRQLSWFGTCPDDIQGRLLADYVLKHLNGVGKKAAVVFQDDQVSSRDNFVARIKAGGGKIVLVDQSVPRQSDYAATVQKLQDAGAEFVLLSLPPVDAIKLSVQAQGQGYHPTWLGGGTWWNYNMVLESAGMALDGSIVLSPWASIDSAATDEFKQVMRKYAPDITPDDIGLIMWGWANLVREAMVQAGPQLSRDSFVRALNKLRYSKPYWVPISYTATNHRGANSVAVFRADGQAKRWRQISGFVTGF, from the coding sequence ATGAGACGTTTTGCACCGATCGTTTGGCTCGCGATTCTCGCCTTCGTGGTCGCGTCGTGCGGCACGCGAGTTGATCGTGCGGCGTACATGGCCGAGTTGAAGGCCGGTGGAGGTTACGTCGACACCGGCGGGTACGCCGCGGGCGACGACCCAGGTACGGGAGTGGTCGATCCCGGCGCGCCGATTGACTCCGGGTCCGGCGGCGGGCTGAACCCCGGGACCGGTCCCAGCACGGGTCCGTCCGGACAGCCTTCCACGGTGTATCGAGGGCCGAAGGTTTCAACCAAGATCCAGGGCAACGTCGTCACGGTTGGGATGCACGTCCCCGAAACCGGCGCCGCACCGCTGCCTACTAACTACAAGGACACCCTCGACGCCATCGTCAAGTACTTCAACACCGAGGGCAAGGTCTTTGGGCGCACGTTGCGGTTCGTTCTCGAGGACGATGGCTACGATCCCCAGGTCGCCCTGGCGGCGTGTCGCAAGCTCGCCGGCGAGGAGCCGTTGTACGTCATCGGTCACACGATGCCTGCCGGTCAGGAAGTGTGCGCAAGGCTGTTCGAGGATCGCGGTATTCCGTATCTGATGCGCGGCACGTACCCGGAGATCCTCAAGGGCCGGCAACTCTCGTGGTTCGGAACTTGCCCCGACGATATCCAGGGCCGCCTGCTGGCGGACTACGTACTGAAGCACCTGAATGGGGTCGGCAAGAAGGCTGCCGTGGTGTTCCAGGACGACCAGGTTTCTTCCCGTGACAATTTTGTTGCTCGAATCAAGGCCGGCGGCGGCAAGATCGTCCTGGTCGACCAGAGCGTCCCGCGCCAGAGCGACTACGCGGCGACGGTTCAAAAGCTGCAGGACGCGGGTGCGGAGTTCGTCTTGTTGAGCTTGCCGCCCGTGGACGCGATCAAGCTCTCCGTGCAGGCGCAAGGCCAGGGGTATCACCCGACGTGGCTCGGCGGCGGCACCTGGTGGAACTACAACATGGTCTTGGAGTCGGCAGGAATGGCGCTCGATGGTTCCATCGTCCTGTCACCGTGGGCCTCGATCGACTCGGCCGCGACCGACGAGTTCAAACAAGTCATGCGTAAGTACGCCCCGGACATCACCCCGGACGACATCGGGCTGATCATGTGGGGATGGGCGAACCTCGTCCGCGAAGCGATGGTGCAAGCCGGACCACAGCTGTCGAGAGATTCGTTCGTGCGCGCGCTGAACAAGTTGCGGTACTCGAAGCCGTACTGGGTGCCCATCTCGTACACGGCAACCAATCATCGCGGCGCCAACTCGGTTGCGGTGTTCCGTGCCGACGGACAAGCCAAGCGCTGGCGACAGATCAGCGGCTTTGTGACCGGTTTCTGA
- a CDS encoding branched-chain amino acid ABC transporter permease, whose product MLDYLVIGIFTGAAYGLLAVSFVLVYKGTRIFNLAQGEIGAFGLYFAWVLVESGVPVAVAALAGVALAALTGLTMERLLVRRLVDSTPLAALAATLGAGLTLAYIESIVWGWNIKTFPSPIGTWRWEVGSLTITSTRVAALVVAAIVASGLVVFLRRTRFGLSVQAATSDQVLARLSGVKVDQVRSFVWALGGALAGVAAILLAAVLTFHPLSTTLILVRALTAAMLGGLTSLPGAFVGGLVIGVAESVVISQTGVGGMVDLVIFMIMLGVLILRPGGIFGAQEA is encoded by the coding sequence GTGCTTGACTACCTTGTAATCGGGATCTTCACGGGCGCTGCCTACGGGCTGCTCGCGGTCTCCTTTGTCCTCGTCTACAAGGGCACGAGGATCTTCAACCTAGCGCAGGGGGAGATCGGGGCTTTCGGCCTGTACTTCGCCTGGGTCCTGGTGGAGAGCGGCGTCCCGGTCGCGGTTGCGGCGTTGGCGGGCGTAGCTCTCGCGGCCTTGACCGGTTTGACCATGGAGCGATTGCTGGTTCGTCGCCTGGTGGACAGCACTCCTCTTGCGGCGCTGGCGGCGACGCTGGGCGCCGGACTTACGCTGGCCTACATCGAAAGCATCGTGTGGGGCTGGAATATCAAGACCTTCCCTTCGCCGATCGGTACGTGGCGGTGGGAGGTGGGATCGCTGACGATCACCTCGACGCGTGTCGCGGCGCTTGTTGTGGCGGCGATCGTGGCGTCCGGGCTCGTCGTGTTCCTTCGTCGGACTCGGTTCGGTCTTTCGGTTCAGGCGGCGACGTCGGACCAGGTACTCGCTCGACTGTCGGGTGTGAAGGTCGATCAGGTGCGTTCGTTCGTGTGGGCGCTCGGTGGCGCGCTTGCCGGCGTGGCGGCCATCTTGCTGGCGGCGGTCCTCACGTTCCACCCGCTGTCGACGACCCTGATTCTCGTCCGTGCGCTCACTGCGGCGATGCTCGGCGGTCTGACGAGCCTTCCCGGTGCGTTTGTCGGGGGTCTGGTGATCGGAGTTGCCGAGAGCGTTGTGATCTCGCAGACCGGGGTCGGGGGAATGGTAGACCTCGTCATCTTCATGATCATGCTTGGGGTTTTGATCTTGCGGCCGGGAGGGATCTTCGGTGCGCAAGAAGCTTGA